A single Diceros bicornis minor isolate mBicDic1 chromosome 7, mDicBic1.mat.cur, whole genome shotgun sequence DNA region contains:
- the LOC131407968 gene encoding olfactory receptor 52M1 — protein sequence MLIFHNVCLIPSSFQLTDIPGLESLHIWLSIPFGSMYLVAVVGNVTILAVVRVEHSLHQPMYFFLCMLAMVDLVLSTSTMPKLLGIFWFGAGDIGLDACLAQMFLIHCFATVESGIFLAVAFDRYVAICDPLHHTTVLIHGVVGHLGLAALLRGVLYVGPLPLMIRLRLSLYKARVISHSYCEHMAVVILACGDSRVNNVYGLSIGFLVLIMDSMAIAASYVMIFRAVMGLATPEARLKALGTCSSHICAILIFYVPIAVSSLLHRFGHQVPPPIHTLLANFYLLIPPILNPIVYAVRTKQIRERLLQILKRETKIR from the coding sequence ATGCTCATTTTTCATAATGTCTGCTTGATACCCAGCTCCTTCCAGCTCACTGACATCCCAGGACTGGAGTCCTTGCACATCTGGCTCTCCATTCCCTTTGGCTCCATGTACCTGGTGGCTGTGGTGGGGAATGTCACCATTCTGGCTGTGGTAAGGGTAGAGCATAGCCTACACcaacccatgtacttcttcctgtgCATGTTGGCTATGGTTGATCTGGTTCTGTCCACTTCCACTATGCCCAAACTGCTGGGAATCTTCTGGTTTGGTGCTGGTGACATTGGCTTAGATGCCTGCTTGGCCCAAATGTTCCTCATCCACTGCTTTGCCACAGTTGAATCAGGCATCTTCCTTGCCGTGGCTTTTGACCGTTATGTAGCCATCTGTGACCCACTACATCATACCACAGTGCTCATTCACGGTGTGGTGGGACATTTGGGGCTGGCTGCCCTCCTCCGGGGTGTTCTCTACGTTGGACCCCTGCCTCTGATGATCCGCCTGCGGCTGTCCCTTTACAAAGCCCGTGTCATCTCCCACTCCTACTGTGAGCACATGGCTGTGGTTATTTTGGCATGTGGTGACAGCAGGGTCAACAATGTCTATGGGCTGAGCATTGGCTTTCTGGTGCTGATCATGGACTCAATGGCCATTGCTGCCTCCTATGTGATGATTTTCAGGGCTGTCATGGGGCTGGCTACTCCTGAGGCCAGGCTTAAAGCTCTGGGGACATGTAGTTCCCATATCTGTGCGATCCTGATCTTTTATGTTCCCATTgctgtttcttctctccttcaccGGTTTGGTCACCAGGTACCTCCTCCAATCCACACCCTGCTGGCCAACTTCTATCTCCTCATTCCTCCAATCCTCAATCCCATTGTCTATGCTGTGCGCACCAAGCAGATTCGAGAGAGGCTTCTCCAAATCCTGAAGAGAGAAACTAAGATCAGATGA